The following proteins are encoded in a genomic region of Triticum dicoccoides isolate Atlit2015 ecotype Zavitan chromosome 1B, WEW_v2.0, whole genome shotgun sequence:
- the LOC119349639 gene encoding probable WRKY transcription factor 29, with protein sequence MEDTAATLATELDGLLAMARELEARVDGDQGAPGAARELCAELAASVDRAMRLAGEVNATGRASVSGRKAAAGKLRRQVRVASVTDAGPLNDGLSWRKYGQKDILGAPYPRAYFRCTHRHTQGCQATKQVQRAAADPLLFDVIYHGAHTCAQAAAQQQSPAGFEQEQESPPAAAPEGIQWPVTPPSFPSPPAGTVGDCYPSVCELAGGYGYAAGGGLGADMGFGGQLDEWFLNLSDAFQPEVQNL encoded by the coding sequence ATGGAGGACAcggcggcgacgctggcgacggagCTGGACGGGCTGCTGGCCATGGCGAGGGAGCTGGAGGCGCGCGTCGACGGCGACCAGGGCGCGCCGGGCGCCGCCAGGGAGCTCTGCGCCGAGCTGGCCGCGTCCGTCGACCGGGCCATGCGCCTCGCCGGCGAAGTCAATGCCACCGGCAGGGCGAGCGTGAGCGGCAGGAAGGCCGCGGCGGGGAAGCTGAGGAGGCAGGTGCGGGTGGCGTCGGTGACGGACGCGGGGCCGCTCAACGACGGGCTGAGCTGGCGAAAGTACGGCCAGAAGGACATCCTCGGCGCCCCGTACCCCAGGGCATACTTCCGGTGCACGCACCGGCACACGCAGGGCTGCCAGGCCACCAAGCAGGTGCaacgcgccgccgccgacccgctgCTCTTCGATGTTATCTACCACGGCGCGCACACCTGCGCCCAGGCCGCCGCGCAGCAGCAGTCGCCTGCTGGCTTCGAGCAGGAGCAGGAGAGCCCGCCGGCCGCGGCGCCGGAGGGGATTCAGTGGCCGGTCACGCCGCCCTCGTTCCCCTCCCCGCCGGCCGGCACCGTTGGAGACTGCTACCCCTCCGTGTGCGAGCTTGCCGGCGGCTACGGCTACGCCGCCGGCGGAGGCCTCGGGGCTGACATGGGGTTCGGTGGTCAACTGGACGAGTGGTTCTTGAATCTGTCCGACGCTTTCCAACCGGAGGTTCAGAACCTGTAG